From Endozoicomonas sp. 8E, the proteins below share one genomic window:
- a CDS encoding F-box/WD40 repeat-containing protein: MTPLNQSSSNDGLLSPTTEQSRLEQAPTGVSAGRDVSVYNQNQSSFFCLPDESKTMIIRYLGFREITRLAKVCKYFRDLVENHKSLERAWYRRFPSPHQYQLKSIATTKAEHQLRDWLKPFANKDTVESLVKQQKSTYFPALLLFNNSKLMSQCETFNLKTKNEITHPSNIFVVTLSADSRHLVTASFDGTVKICSQETDGSWKVKASIPRNGWVYEAFFSADNRHVLVVSGFRVEIYGTKEDGSWEAKANISHNNSVISATFSADGRHAITASFDNTLKIYGQKTDGSWEAKYIINCDTPIKLASFSADGCPLLVVNTSDVATIYGLEDDGSLQAKATITDPGGVNWACLSSDGRHALIRVGHNTMKICSQEAIGSWEVKATINHNNFVHSHFFSDDCRHLATVSSDKKTKICDLQDDGSWKEITTISHDIFFYSVKFSADGRHLVTGRDDNTAQVYSQETPGSWVKKTTIEHNGDIMSARFSADGRHLVTASHDKTAKIYGREAGGSWVKKATITHNDRVLSATFSADGCLVVTASEDCTAQIYGLGKDGSWVKKATVPHGEVVLSATLCVDGRHVVTTCEDYKVRITELWKNSSLNFHDKIESI, translated from the coding sequence ATGACCCCTTTGAACCAAAGTTCCAGCAATGACGGTTTACTCTCGCCAACAACTGAGCAGTCTCGACTCGAGCAAGCGCCAACGGGTGTCAGCGCAGGCAGGGACGTTAGTGTGTATAACCAAAATCAGTCTTCATTCTTCTGTTTGCCCGACGAATCAAAAACCATGATTATTCGCTATCTGGGTTTTCGGGAGATTACCCGTTTAGCAAAGGTATGCAAATATTTTCGCGATCTTGTTGAAAACCATAAATCTCTGGAAAGAGCCTGGTATCGCCGGTTTCCTTCACCACACCAGTATCAACTGAAGAGCATCGCTACGACAAAAGCTGAGCATCAACTCCGTGATTGGTTGAAGCCGTTTGCGAATAAAGACACTGTCGAGTCACTCGTAAAACAACAAAAGAGTACTTATTTTCCTGCTCTGCTCCTTTTCAACAACAGTAAACTGATGTCTCAATGTGAAACATTTAACTTAAAGACAAAAAACGAAATTACCCATCCCAGCAATATCTTTGTAGTCACCTTAAGCGCCGATAGCCGTCACTTAGTGACCGCCAGTTTTGATGGTACAGTGAAGATCTGTAGTCAGGAGACCGATGGATCATGGAAAGTAAAAGCCTCCATTCCCAGAAATGGTTGGGTCTATGAAGCCTTTTTCAGCGCCGATAACCGGCATGTGTTGGTCGTCAGTGGTTTCAGGGTGGAAATCTATGGTACGAAGGAGGATGGATCATGGGAAGCAAAAGCCAACATTTCCCATAATAATTCGGTCATTTCAGCCACCTTCAGTGCTGATGGTCGCCATGCGATCACCGCCAGCTTCGATAATACGTTGAAAATCTACGGCCAGAAGACCGATGGATCATGGGAAGCAAAATACATTATTAACTGTGATACTCCAATCAAATTGGCCAGCTTCAGCGCCGATGGCTGTCCTCTGTTGGTAGTCAATACATCTGACGTTGCGACAATCTATGGTCTGGAGGACGATGGATCATTGCAAGCAAAAGCCACCATTACTGATCCGGGTGGTGTCAATTGGGCCTGCCTCAGCTCCGATGGCCGTCATGCGTTGATACGCGTTGGACATAACACTATGAAAATCTGCAGTCAGGAGGCCATTGGGTCATGGGAAGTCAAAGCCACCATTAACCATAATAATTTTGTCCACTCACACTTCTTCAGCGACGATTGCCGCCATCTTGCAACCGTCAGTTCCGATAAGAAAACGAAAATATGTGACCTGCAGGACGATGGATCATGGAAAGAAATAACCACGATTTCTCATGATATTTTTTTCTACTCTGTCAAGTTCAGCGCCGATGGTCGCCATCTGGTGACCGGAAGAGATGATAATACGGCGCAAGTCTACAGTCAGGAGACCCCTGGATCATGGGTAAAAAAAACCACCATTGAACACAATGGGGATATCATGTCAGCCAGGTTCAGCGCCGATGGCCGCCATTTAGTGACCGCCAGTCATGATAAAACAGCGAAAATCTATGGCCGTGAGGCCGGTGGGTCCTGGGTAAAAAAAGCCACCATAACCCACAATGACAGGGTCCTGTCCGCCACCTTCAGTGCCGATGGTTGCCTTGTGGTGACCGCCAGTGAAGATTGCACCGCGCAAATTTATGGTCTGGGGAAGGATGGCTCATGGGTAAAAAAAGCCACCGTTCCACACGGTGAAGTAGTCCTCTCAGCCACCCTCTGCGTCGACGGCCGACATGTGGTGACCACCTGTGAAGATTACAAGGTGAGAATCACTGAACTATGGAAGAACAGTAGTTTGAACTTCCACGACAAAATCGAGTCTATATAG
- a CDS encoding F-box/WD40 repeat-containing protein: protein MIPLNQSSSNDGLLSPTTEQSRLEQAPTGVSAGRDVSVYNQNQSSFFCLPDESKTMIIRYLGFREITRLAKVCKYFRDLVENHNALERAWYRRFPSPHQYQLKTIATTKDEQQLRDWLKPFANKDTVESLVKQQKSTSFPALLFFNNSKLMSQCEIFNLETKTEITHPDHILIATLSADSRHLVTASLDGIVKICSQETDGSWKVKASTPDNGWVQKAIFSTDNRHVLVVSRLRAGIYGMNEDGSWEAKANISHNPWLISATFSADGRHVVTASLDNTLKIYGQKIDGSWEAKYIVNCDASTRLTSFSADRRHLLVVNTSDVATIYGLEDDGSLQAKAIIADPGGVNWACLSSDGCHALIRFRPNTLKIYGQEAIGSWKVKATINHNNFANSHSFSDDCRHFATASSDNTAKIFDLQDDGSWKEITTVSHDHFFYSLKFSADCRRLMTGSDDITVKVYGQETPGSWVEEATIKHNERIISTEFSADSRHLVTASYDKTAKIYGREAGGSWVKKATIAHKDKVRSATFSADGCLVVTASKDNTAQIYGLRKDGSWVKKATLVHNRAVISATFCVDGRHVVTTCEDYKVRITELWKNRSLNFHDKIESI from the coding sequence TTGATCCCTTTGAACCAAAGTTCCAGCAATGACGGTTTACTCTCGCCAACAACTGAGCAGTCTCGACTCGAGCAAGCGCCAACGGGTGTCAGCGCAGGCAGGGACGTTAGTGTGTATAACCAAAATCAGTCTTCATTCTTCTGTTTGCCCGATGAATCAAAAACCATGATTATTCGCTATTTGGGTTTTCGGGAGATTACCCGTTTAGCAAAGGTATGCAAATATTTTCGCGATCTTGTTGAAAACCATAACGCTCTGGAAAGAGCCTGGTATCGACGGTTTCCTTCACCACACCAATATCAACTGAAGACCATCGCTACGACAAAAGATGAGCAACAACTCCGTGACTGGTTGAAACCGTTTGCGAATAAGGACACTGTCGAATCACTCGTAAAACAACAAAAGAGTACTTCTTTTCCTGCTCTGCTCTTTTTCAACAACAGTAAACTGATGTCTCAATGTGAAATATTTAACTTAGAGACAAAGACCGAAATTACCCATCCTGACCATATCTTGATAGCCACCTTAAGCGCCGATAGCCGCCACTTAGTAACCGCCAGTTTGGATGGTATAGTGAAGATCTGCAGCCAGGAGACCGATGGATCATGGAAAGTAAAAGCCTCCACTCCCGATAATGGTTGGGTCCAAAAAGCCATTTTCAGTACCGATAACCGCCATGTGTTGGTCGTCAGTCGTCTCAGGGCGGGAATCTATGGTATGAATGAGGATGGATCATGGGAAGCAAAAGCCAACATTTCCCATAATCCCTGGCTCATCTCAGCCACATTCAGTGCTGATGGTCGTCATGTGGTGACCGCCAGTTTGGATAATACGCTGAAAATCTATGGCCAGAAGATCGATGGATCATGGGAAGCAAAATACATTGTTAACTGTGATGCTTCGACCAGATTGACCAGTTTCAGCGCCGATCGCCGTCATCTGTTGGTTGTCAATACATCTGATGTTGCGACAATCTATGGTCTGGAGGACGATGGATCATTGCAAGCAAAAGCCATCATTGCTGATCCGGGTGGTGTCAATTGGGCCTGCCTCAGCTCCGATGGCTGCCATGCGTTGATCCGCTTTAGACCTAACACTTTGAAAATCTACGGTCAGGAGGCCATTGGGTCATGGAAAGTAAAAGCCACCATTAACCATAACAATTTTGCCAACTCACACTCCTTCAGCGACGATTGCCGCCATTTTGCAACCGCCAGTTCCGATAATACAGCGAAAATATTTGACCTGCAGGATGATGGATCATGGAAAGAAATAACCACGGTTTCTCATGATCATTTTTTCTACTCTCTCAAGTTCAGCGCTGATTGTCGCCGTCTGATGACCGGAAGTGATGATATTACTGTGAAAGTCTATGGTCAGGAGACCCCTGGATCATGGGTAGAAGAAGCCACCATTAAACACAATGAGAGGATCATCTCAACCGAGTTCAGCGCCGATAGCCGCCATCTGGTGACCGCCAGTTATGATAAAACAGCGAAAATATATGGCCGTGAGGCCGGTGGATCCTGGGTAAAAAAAGCCACCATAGCCCACAAAGATAAGGTCCGATCAGCCACCTTCAGTGCCGATGGTTGCCTTGTGGTGACCGCGAGTAAGGATAACACGGCACAAATTTATGGCCTTAGGAAGGATGGATCATGGGTGAAAAAAGCCACCCTTGTACACAACAGGGCAGTCATCTCGGCCACCTTCTGCGTCGATGGCCGACATGTGGTGACCACCTGTGAAGATTACAAGGTGAGAATCACTGAACTATGGAAGAACAGAAGTTTGAACTTCCACGACAAAATCGAGTCTATATAG
- a CDS encoding F-box/WD40 repeat-containing protein — protein sequence MTPLNNNSSNDGSLSPTPVQSRLEQVPTGIVAGRNVTAYNQNQSSFFRLPDEIKTKIIHYLGFREITRLAKVCKYLCDLLENHKTLEREWYRRFPSPRQYLLKTVATAKDEQQLRDWLKPFANKDSVESLVKQQKSTCFPALLLFYNSKLMSQCETFNLEAKNEITHPSMISVVTLSADGGHLVTASMDGTVKICRQETNGSWKVKASTPNNGWAKDAIFSTDSRHLLVVSRLRAGIYGMKEDGSWEAKATISHNRWVLSAAFSDDGRYALTTSLDNTLKIYGQNTDRSWEAKYIINCDTPIRLANFTADGRHLLVVNASDVATIYGLEDDGSLQAKATITDPGGVNWACLSSDGRHALIRVGHNTVKICSQEAIGSWEVKATINHNNFVHSHSFSDDCRHLATTSFDKTAKICDLQDDGSWKEITTISHDRFVHSVKFSADGRHLVTIGDDKTAKIYSQETPGSWVEKAAIEHNDSINSAEFSADGRHLVTASYDKTAKIYGLKADGTWVKKATIAHKDKVRSATFSADGCLVMTASKDNTAQIYGLRKDGSWVKKATVVHNKALLSATFCVDGRHVVTASEDYKVRITELWKNSSLNFHDKIESI from the coding sequence ATGACCCCATTGAACAATAATTCCAGCAATGACGGTTCACTCTCACCAACACCTGTGCAGTCTCGACTCGAACAAGTGCCAACGGGCATCGTTGCAGGCAGGAATGTTACTGCATATAACCAAAATCAATCTTCATTCTTCCGTTTGCCTGATGAAATAAAAACCAAGATTATTCACTATCTGGGTTTTCGGGAGATTACCCGTTTAGCAAAGGTATGCAAATATCTTTGCGATCTTTTAGAAAACCATAAAACTCTGGAAAGAGAATGGTATCGCCGGTTTCCTTCCCCACGCCAATATCTACTAAAGACCGTAGCTACTGCAAAAGATGAGCAACAACTCCGTGACTGGTTGAAGCCGTTTGCGAATAAGGACTCTGTCGAATCACTCGTAAAACAACAAAAGAGTACTTGTTTTCCTGCTCTACTCCTTTTTTACAACAGTAAACTGATGTCTCAATGTGAAACATTCAACTTAGAGGCAAAAAACGAAATTACCCATCCCAGCATGATCTCAGTCGTCACCTTAAGCGCCGATGGCGGTCACTTAGTGACCGCCAGTATGGATGGTACAGTGAAGATTTGTAGGCAGGAAACCAATGGATCATGGAAAGTGAAAGCCTCCACTCCCAATAATGGTTGGGCCAAAGATGCCATTTTCAGCACCGATAGCCGCCATCTGTTGGTCGTCAGTCGTCTCAGGGCGGGAATCTATGGTATGAAGGAGGATGGATCATGGGAAGCAAAAGCCACCATTTCCCATAATCGTTGGGTCCTTTCAGCCGCATTCAGTGATGATGGTCGCTATGCGTTGACCACCAGTTTGGATAATACGCTGAAAATCTATGGCCAGAATACCGATAGATCATGGGAAGCAAAATACATTATCAACTGTGATACTCCGATCAGGCTCGCCAACTTCACCGCCGATGGCCGTCATCTGTTGGTTGTCAATGCATCTGACGTTGCGACAATCTATGGTCTGGAGGACGATGGATCATTGCAAGCAAAAGCCACCATTACTGATCCGGGTGGTGTCAATTGGGCCTGCCTCAGCTCCGATGGCCGTCATGCGTTGATACGCGTTGGACATAACACTGTGAAAATCTGCAGTCAGGAGGCCATTGGGTCATGGGAAGTCAAAGCCACCATTAACCATAATAATTTTGTCCACTCACACTCCTTCAGCGACGATTGCCGCCATCTTGCAACCACCAGTTTCGATAAGACAGCGAAAATATGTGACCTGCAGGACGATGGATCATGGAAAGAAATAACCACGATTTCTCATGATCGTTTTGTCCACTCTGTCAAGTTCAGCGCCGATGGTCGTCATCTGGTGACCATAGGTGATGATAAAACGGCGAAAATCTATAGTCAGGAAACTCCTGGATCATGGGTAGAAAAAGCCGCCATTGAACACAATGACTCTATTAACTCAGCCGAGTTCAGCGCCGATGGCCGCCATTTGGTGACCGCCAGTTATGATAAAACAGCGAAAATTTATGGCCTTAAGGCCGATGGAACCTGGGTAAAAAAAGCCACCATAGCCCACAAAGATAAGGTCCGATCCGCCACCTTCAGTGCCGATGGTTGCCTTGTGATGACCGCCAGTAAGGATAACACCGCGCAAATTTATGGCCTTAGGAAGGATGGATCATGGGTGAAAAAAGCCACCGTTGTACACAATAAAGCCCTCCTCTCAGCCACCTTCTGCGTCGATGGCCGACATGTGGTGACCGCCAGTGAAGATTACAAGGTGAGAATCACTGAACTATGGAAGAACAGTAGTTTGAACTTCCATGACAAAATCGAGTCTATATAG